ACTACTGTTACGGGAATTATATGGTAGCTATTTCGAGTTTAACATCATAACTAGCTGCTAAAAATTATGACTAAAACAGATACTACACGTTATTTTTGTGCCGCTGTACAAATTGACCCCAAGTTTAGAAATTATGTTCTAGAGGAAATTCTGTATCAAGAATATCGCGCTATCAGTATACCAGCAGGTGTTAATTTACTTGCAGTCATTAGCCACTGTTTTGAATCGAGGAATCGAGAAATAGCTCGAAATGCTATTGTATCGATTTTATTTATGTCCGCTATGGTAACTGCTTATGGAAATATATATTATCATACAGATATCATTCTTTCTCTTTTCATTAGTTTGTTTCAGTCTTTTTTCTCATATTATTTATTGTTTGCTTATCTTGTTGTCATCGTTGAAGTATGCTTCGCTAGATATCTGGTTATTGCTAAATATTTGCTCAGGCATAACTTCGATCCCGATCGTATTTCTCTGTCATTTGAAAATCAATATAGAATAAAACATAGACTGTCTGGAATGTTAAACGAAGAAGAATGTAATGTTATAGTTTACAGTGGATTTCGTCCATTTATTGGTTCTGGGCAGACTCTTAATACATGGTCTTTTACTCTAGATATCAGCAAACCCAAAACGGAAATGACTATTTCTAAAAATATTCAAGACTTTTCTGTTGAGGATCTGTACCGTGATGTAGAAAATGGCATCAAGAAACTGAATTTACCAGGAGTGAGCGTTCGAGATAAAGTTTTTGTGAATGGCTGGGACATACAAGATGATGAACTGTTCCTACCAGACAAATCATGTCGTCCAGTAGCATCAATTCCTACAGACATAATGAAAGAGTTTACTAGTGAGGAATCAGAGAGGTCTCGCTACTATAAACAAATTCGTATAATGAGTTGGCAGGGAGATATTGTCTTGTCAATATTTTTACGCTTTGTAAAGCTACGTCAACATCTTTTTATTGAAGCCAGTTATTGCTTACTATCGCCGCTTAAGCCAGAATACTATGCGGTTGACATGATGCCACTTTCTTTTCATTGGTGGGAACTATTGAGAGTAATTCAAAAGGCATTTAGAAAAACTTTAACCCTTTTCCCATTTGCTATATTCCAGCTAGTATGGGAGCTTTGTCGCCCTATTTTTCCGTGGAACCGTCGAAGAGCAGCCAGGAGATTAATCAATACAAATAGACTTTTTGATTATGGTGCTCGGACTAACATTAGGGAAAAAGCTGCATCTAATAGATATGGACATTATTTCCAAAGGCTAGATAAGGAAATGTACTTCAAGGTGGTCGAGCGTCAAATTTTTGATAGCACTAGAGAGTTTTTAGACGCACATAATATTGACACATCCGAATTGCAGCAAAGACAAGAGATCCTTGTAAATAACGGAATTATTGCAGGCAATGTTGAAGCTGAGAATATGGCTGTCGGGCTTGGGGCTAATGTGATGAAAATTGCAAACAATTTCCAAAATAATGTTCAAGCTGTTACTCAAAAACTGAAAGAGTGATGGGGAGTTCAATTCCTGGTGTTGTGGTGAATGGGTTTGCCCCAGGGGTGGGGCATGTTCTCTGCTTTATGCTGCTTCGTATTGAGCAGAGAACATTTCTCCAGCAAGTAACTACAAAAGCGAGTTGTTACCCCCCTTATAGGGTTGTAACAGTTGACATTGCTAGATACGGCACGGGCAAAAGAGGGTTGAAAGTGTTTTCAAAGTGAGTTATCAGACCCCTTAAGGGTTCCGATATATCACTTTGGCGCTGAACTAGGGCTCTAAGCTGTCGTGAAAGAATCATTTGCCGACAGGGGGAAGCATAAAATTGTTGCGATGCAATAGCTTGGAGGGTTTGGGTTGAAATCGACGAGATTAAGGACTTCCTTTAATTCAGTTGTCATAATAGTTGCTCGCGATCGCCTCTTCAAACGTACTGGGCTACCGCGCCCTATGGTGTGCTATTAATCTACCAGCAGTGTAAGTGCGTGAGAGGTTTTACCCGAGTTCAACCCACTCAATGCCGAAACCGCTCCCCGTACCTGGTCGGGATGGACTTCGAGATACCTTTGCAATTGCTCTAAGTTGCGATGCCCTGAGACTTCTTGTATTACGCGCAAGGGGATGCCTGCATCGCTCATCCGGGTGAGGGCCGTGCGCCGGAAGGAATGGGTACTCGCGCCGACGATACCCACGCGCTGGCAAGCTTTACGAAATACTCGCGAGGCGGAGTCGGGATGGATATGGGTTCCTTTCTTGAGTCCGGGGAAGAGGAAGTGCGATCGCCCGTGGGGATGGTAGTTTAGTAAGACTTGGCGCAGTTCTTCAATCACCGGAATAGCGCGGGTGGCGAGTTTGCCTTTGGTGTTGCCTTTTCTAAAGATAATTTCCGGGAGGACGATGCCCTTGCGGACGTAGACATCTTTGGTGAGTAGGGTGCTCCCTTCGCGGATGCGGCAGGCAGTGTAGAGACAGATGGCAAAGAGGGCGCGATCGCAATCGGTTTGTAAGCCCACCTCAAACAAACGCTCGAGTTCATCAGAGCTGAGGATTTTCGCTTGTCCGTGGCGATCGATCTTCATGGGGGTTGCTCGCTTGAGAGTCCCCATCTAGATTACACTTATTACACATAACTTCGATCGAGCACAGCAAAAAATCATGGCAGTCAAAGGGAAGACACGGGAGATCCCCATCTTTGAGGCATCGGGTATCGAGTCTCAAACCTTAGCCCGTTTGGAGCAATTACTAGGTGTTGGAGCCAGCAATAAGATCGCGCCAAACCAGCAATAAGGATCGTCTCCAGCCAGGATTATCTGCAACTGGAGCGGGTGCTCGAGACAGGATTAGGTGCAACTGAGCCAGGATTAAGTGCAACCAGCCAGCAATAACAGACCTCGAGCCAGAATTATCTGCAACTGGCTTGCTTGCCCCCTTCTGGTAAAGAAAACGGTCGTTTTCTTTACGGTTGTCCTCAATCGGTCAAAAGTACTCAAAACCGGGCTTACAGTCGTCAAAAAACTCAGTCAATTTATCTAAGATAAGATACAATCAGCAAAGACGAGTTTCTTTACCCACGGGCGCTCTTCATGTTGATTGGCTACGCTCGAGTCTCCACGGACGACCAAAACCTAAACCTGCAACGAGATGCTTTGCACACAGCCGGTTGCCGCCAAATTTATGAAGATCGCATTGGTGGGGCTAAAGCGGCCCGCCCGGGCTTGCAACAAGCCTTGAATGTCGCTCGAACTGGAGACGTACTGGTAGTGTGGAGGCTAGACCGCTTGGGACGCTCGCTCAAAGACTTAATCGGCATGGTGGAAACCCTGTCAGAGAAAGGAATCGAACTGCAAAGCCTCACCGAAGCGATCGCCACCAATTCCAGCAGCGGGCAACTGGTTTTCCACCTATTTGGAGCCTTAGCCGAATTCGAGCGCAACCTGATTCGAGAGCGCACCCAAGCTGGATTAAAAGCAGCTCGCACCCGAGGGAGAAAAGGAGGTCGCCCCAAAACCCTAGAACCAGCCAAGCGCCAGCTAGCCGTGAAACTCTATGACGAGCGCCAGTACACCATCGACGAAATCTGTCGGATGATGGGAATCTCCAAACCGACTCTGTACAGTTACATTGCAGAGGTCAGAGGAACCGAGTGAGTAGCAAACAAATTTCCCCATCTGACTTAGTTCGATTGCGCGAGCGCTTGGACTTACTGCCCGAAAGATCGCCACAAAGACGAGCTTTGATCGAAGAGATAGCTGCCAGTTACGGCATCTCGACAGATACGCTCTATCGTCACTTGCGCCATCAGAGGCAACCCAAATCAGAAGGACGCTCGGACAAAGGAACTCCTCGCAAGCTCTCCCGCAGCGAAATGGAATGCTACTGCGAAACCATCGCCGCGATGAAAATCCGTACCACCAACAAAAAAGGGCGGCATCTTTCCACCCAACGGGCCATTGAAGTCCTGGAAGAATACGGCATGGAAACCCCCAATGGCTTGATGCAACCGCCCAAGGGACTGCTGAAGAAAAGTACGGTGAACTATTACCTAAAAACATGGGGTTACGATTACACCACCCTCACCCGACAGCCTCCTGCCGTGCGATTTCAGGCCGAACGGAGTAATGACTGCTGGCACTTCGACCTCAGCCCCTCCGACTTAAAATCTCTGGAATCTCCCTCTTGGATGCAACCGGGACGGGGCAACCCGCAACTGATGCTCTACAGCGTCGTCGATGACCGCAGTGGAGTCTGCTATATGGAATATCGCTGCGTTTATGGAGAAGATGCCGAAACCGCCTTGCGCTTCCTTTGGAATGCCATGACAGCGAAAAATCTAGAAGGCTTTCCTTTCCAAGGCATTCCGCAAATGCTTTATATGGATAACGGCCCGATTGCCAAGAGTCAAATTTTCGCCAATGTCATGGAATGTTTGGGAGTGCAGGTAAAAACCCACCTTCCCGATGGCAAAGACGGACGGCGCAAAACCGCCAGATCGAAAGGTAAAGTCGAGCGACCTTTTCGCACGGTCAAAGAAGCCCACGAAACCCTCTATCACTTCCATCAACCCGAAACTGAAGAAGAAGCCAATCAATGGTTGCATCAATATCTCCTCCATTACAACAATCAACCCCATCGCCAGGAAAACCATTCTCGGCTGGAAGACTGGCGGCAAAATTTACCCTCTCAGGGAGTGCAACAAATGTGCAGTTGGGAGCGTTTTTGTACCTTCGCGCGCAAACCGGAGCAACGTCGCGTTGATGGTTGCGCTCGAGTTACGGTGGATGGAGTCGCCTACGAAGTCGAGCCAGACTTAGCTGGAGAAACCGTCGTGCTCTGGTGGGGCCTGTTTGACAACGAGTTATATGTAGAGAAAGGCTCAGAAAAATTCGGCCCTTATCTCCCTGTAGACGGGCCGATTCCCCTACATCGATATCGCCAAGTGAAAAAGAGTCAAACTCAAAAGAGAGCCGAGCGCATTGAAAAGCTCTCTCGCCATCTGGTTTTGCCCTCGAAAGTAGGGCAACCGAACCCAGAGTTGCAATGGCTCGCTTCCGTAGAAGAGACCGGCGAACTCGCTTTCGTCCCCTTTGCCGACCCCGACCCTTTTCAAGAATTTACCTATCCCAGTGTTTTTGCAGCCAAGGGAGCCATTGCCGACTACCTGGCTCTACCATTAGCCCGACTGTCACAGAGCGAACGAGCATTCATTGACGACCTGCTCTCGGAAACCCTGGAGAAAAAGCTCGTACTCGAAAGAGTGCGACATTACTTCCGAACCCAGAGGCTAACGCCCGATGTTAACTGAAGTGAGACAATACTATGGCTTCACCAAAGAATGGAAGCGAGCCGGTTATTACGAAACCGAATCCCTACGTCGTTTATTTGCAGAAGTCGAAGCTGCCATTGGTTCGGGAAAACTCATTGCCATCACCGGAGTAGTCGGTTGCGGTAAAACCGTTGCCCTGCGTCGATTGCAGGCGGTTTTGAAAAAAGAAGGCAAAATTAACGTCTCCCAATCTTTATCTGTGGATAAACGCAGAGCCACCTTACCCAGTTTGATTGCAGCTCTGTTCTACGACCTCTCTTCCGATAAACAGGTCAAGATTCCCAGTTTGGGAGAAAAGCGAGAGCGAGAGTTGAGGGAACTCTTTCGCAAGGGGAAGAAACCCGTAGCGCTCTTCATTGATGAAGCTCACGACTTGCACAGCAGTACGTTAACCGGTCTCAAGCGACTCATCGAGGTGATTGAAGATGGTGGAGGGACGCTCTCCATTGTTTTGGGGGGTCATCCCAAACTGAAAAATGACTTGCGCCGTCCGACAATGGAAGAAATCGGCTACCGCACCGCTATTTTTGCTCTCGATAGTCTCGGAGGTGCTCGAGCCGAATACATTCGCTGGTTGTTGACCCAATGCATGGCACCCAAGAGGGAGATTGAAGAATTAATCGTTCCCGAAGCCATTGAGTTCCTTGCCGAAAAATTGAGAACCCCTTTGCAAATCGAGCAACACCTATCTCTGGCATTTGAACAGGCACATCGCATGGGAGAGCAGTTGGTGTCTGTCGATGTGGTCAAATCCATTCTCTCCAAGCAACTCGACGCTCTCGAACCGACTTTGACTCGGCACGGTTACAACGTGAAAAACTTGGCCGAGCAGTTCCATGTCAAACCGGCGGAAATTCGCTCCTTATTCCGAGGTCAACTCGATCCGATACGAACTCGCGAACTGCACGAACAAATGTTGGCAGCGGGATTGCCTCTTTGAAAATGGATTAGTCAAATGGCTCAA
The Roseofilum casamattae BLCC-M143 genome window above contains:
- a CDS encoding ExeA family protein, with translation MLTEVRQYYGFTKEWKRAGYYETESLRRLFAEVEAAIGSGKLIAITGVVGCGKTVALRRLQAVLKKEGKINVSQSLSVDKRRATLPSLIAALFYDLSSDKQVKIPSLGEKRERELRELFRKGKKPVALFIDEAHDLHSSTLTGLKRLIEVIEDGGGTLSIVLGGHPKLKNDLRRPTMEEIGYRTAIFALDSLGGARAEYIRWLLTQCMAPKREIEELIVPEAIEFLAEKLRTPLQIEQHLSLAFEQAHRMGEQLVSVDVVKSILSKQLDALEPTLTRHGYNVKNLAEQFHVKPAEIRSLFRGQLDPIRTRELHEQMLAAGLPL
- a CDS encoding IS481 family transposase, with protein sequence MSSKQISPSDLVRLRERLDLLPERSPQRRALIEEIAASYGISTDTLYRHLRHQRQPKSEGRSDKGTPRKLSRSEMECYCETIAAMKIRTTNKKGRHLSTQRAIEVLEEYGMETPNGLMQPPKGLLKKSTVNYYLKTWGYDYTTLTRQPPAVRFQAERSNDCWHFDLSPSDLKSLESPSWMQPGRGNPQLMLYSVVDDRSGVCYMEYRCVYGEDAETALRFLWNAMTAKNLEGFPFQGIPQMLYMDNGPIAKSQIFANVMECLGVQVKTHLPDGKDGRRKTARSKGKVERPFRTVKEAHETLYHFHQPETEEEANQWLHQYLLHYNNQPHRQENHSRLEDWRQNLPSQGVQQMCSWERFCTFARKPEQRRVDGCARVTVDGVAYEVEPDLAGETVVLWWGLFDNELYVEKGSEKFGPYLPVDGPIPLHRYRQVKKSQTQKRAERIEKLSRHLVLPSKVGQPNPELQWLASVEETGELAFVPFADPDPFQEFTYPSVFAAKGAIADYLALPLARLSQSERAFIDDLLSETLEKKLVLERVRHYFRTQRLTPDVN
- a CDS encoding tyrosine-type recombinase/integrase encodes the protein MKIDRHGQAKILSSDELERLFEVGLQTDCDRALFAICLYTACRIREGSTLLTKDVYVRKGIVLPEIIFRKGNTKGKLATRAIPVIEELRQVLLNYHPHGRSHFLFPGLKKGTHIHPDSASRVFRKACQRVGIVGASTHSFRRTALTRMSDAGIPLRVIQEVSGHRNLEQLQRYLEVHPDQVRGAVSALSGLNSGKTSHALTLLVD
- a CDS encoding recombinase family protein, with translation MLIGYARVSTDDQNLNLQRDALHTAGCRQIYEDRIGGAKAARPGLQQALNVARTGDVLVVWRLDRLGRSLKDLIGMVETLSEKGIELQSLTEAIATNSSSGQLVFHLFGALAEFERNLIRERTQAGLKAARTRGRKGGRPKTLEPAKRQLAVKLYDERQYTIDEICRMMGISKPTLYSYIAEVRGTE